The Streptomyces sp. Alt3 genome has a segment encoding these proteins:
- a CDS encoding TetR/AcrR family transcriptional regulator C-terminal domain-containing protein, producing the protein MTKVNREIVVSEALDLLDEVGLDAVSTRRLAKRLGVEQPSLYWYFRTKKDLLAAMAEAAMVPHATAPLPTPGDDWRDWFADNTRSFRRTLLMRRDGARLHAGSTPVGDLDRIRRKMGFLVASGVPERDAQTAMLAAGRFTVGSVLEEQADTDPGDSADLPADMPVIDHESAFEAGLTLILNGLAYRTSPGRSESTGPVPGAL; encoded by the coding sequence GTGACCAAGGTGAACCGTGAGATCGTCGTCTCCGAAGCGCTCGACCTGCTCGACGAGGTCGGGCTGGACGCGGTGAGTACGCGGCGGCTGGCGAAGCGGCTGGGCGTCGAACAGCCCTCGCTCTACTGGTACTTCCGCACCAAGAAGGACCTCCTCGCCGCCATGGCCGAAGCGGCGATGGTGCCCCATGCGACCGCGCCCCTGCCGACACCCGGCGACGACTGGCGCGACTGGTTCGCGGACAACACACGCAGCTTCAGGCGCACCCTGCTGATGCGCCGGGACGGCGCACGGCTCCACGCCGGCAGCACGCCTGTCGGCGACCTCGACCGGATCCGCCGCAAGATGGGGTTCCTCGTCGCCTCCGGCGTGCCCGAGCGGGACGCGCAGACGGCCATGCTGGCCGCCGGCCGCTTCACCGTCGGCAGCGTCCTGGAGGAACAGGCGGACACCGACCCCGGTGACAGCGCTGATCTACCGGCCGACATGCCCGTGATCGATCACGAGTCGGCATTCGAGGCAGGCCTCACCCTCATCCTGAACGGCCTGGCGTACCGCACCTCACCGGGGCGCAGCGAGTCGACCGGCCCCGTTCCAGGCGCCCTGTGA
- a CDS encoding flavin reductase family protein, producing the protein MSATSLLAKSAPDTAVTAAPARGLSNASVRPGPDLPLPTMSGDIPADEFRAAMASLAAPVTVVTCYDEAGNPRGLTASAVSSLSLDPPLILVCLDRGSRTHDVLVAANAFTLHLLGPENEDLARTFAGPTDQRFGNVRLASGPTSRHAPQLADSSLRLTCARHDTIEAGDHTILVGRVAASDCQGLAGGLVWHHRGFAHAKPVAGP; encoded by the coding sequence ATGAGCGCCACGAGTCTGCTGGCCAAGTCCGCGCCGGATACGGCAGTGACGGCCGCCCCGGCCCGCGGGCTGTCGAACGCCTCCGTCCGTCCGGGCCCGGACCTCCCCTTGCCGACGATGTCCGGTGACATCCCCGCCGACGAGTTCCGTGCCGCGATGGCCTCACTCGCCGCCCCCGTCACGGTGGTGACGTGCTACGACGAGGCTGGGAACCCCCGGGGGCTGACGGCCAGCGCGGTGTCCTCACTGTCGCTGGACCCCCCGCTGATCCTGGTCTGCCTGGACCGGGGCTCACGCACCCATGACGTGCTCGTCGCGGCGAACGCCTTCACCCTCCATCTGCTCGGCCCGGAGAACGAGGACCTGGCGCGCACGTTCGCGGGCCCCACCGACCAGCGGTTCGGAAACGTCCGGCTGGCATCCGGCCCGACCTCACGTCACGCACCCCAACTGGCCGACAGTTCGCTGCGCCTGACCTGTGCACGGCACGACACGATCGAGGCGGGTGACCACACGATCCTGGTGGGCCGGGTAGCCGCGTCCGACTGCCAGGGCCTGGCCGGAGGACTGGTCTGGCACCACAGAGGCTTCGCCCACGCCAAACCGGTCGCGGGCCCCTGA
- a CDS encoding dihydroorotase, translated as MEPLKTSSFSRTSPTSPQASAAEADLVVEGGRLVTPEGVVEGSVVVRDGRIAAVVVPGGPLPAGPRLDARGRYVLPGLIDSHVHFRTPGLEHKETWENGSRAALAGGVTTVMDMPNTRPPSLDTASLRAKAALIAGRSYVDHRFHMGADPDHPEVLAHLDPAVATSAKAFMAGHHTAPVVFREAHQLEAAFASAARGGVRLVLHAEDQHVFDLLDSRGGDPGTYADYEPHRPRSGAIVAVAKVVQLARTHGTKVHILHVSSAEETDLLVAAAAEGLPISFEVTGHHLSFTDHDTARRGPRTRLSPAIRAPRDRERLWQAVLRGEASTIGSDHAPHTVEEKNRPPAEAPPGLPGVQELAVSVWTGMLARGVEPDTAAAHLARLMGAGPADLFDLAGKGRLTAGADADLALLDPTERWQMSAGHVESLCGWSAYEGWMFTGRFTTVVRSGRVAWDLAGGTVGEPVGRWLPGPARPAPDLPGARRPAVQARELEGAVR; from the coding sequence GTGGAACCGTTGAAGACATCCTCCTTCTCCCGTACGTCCCCGACCTCCCCCCAGGCGTCCGCCGCAGAGGCGGACCTGGTGGTGGAGGGGGGCCGCCTCGTCACTCCCGAAGGTGTCGTCGAGGGCAGCGTCGTCGTCCGCGACGGCCGGATCGCGGCCGTCGTCGTACCCGGGGGCCCGCTCCCGGCCGGGCCACGGCTGGACGCCCGGGGCAGGTACGTCCTGCCTGGCCTCATCGACTCGCACGTGCACTTCCGCACCCCCGGTCTGGAGCACAAGGAGACCTGGGAGAACGGCAGCCGGGCGGCCCTGGCGGGCGGCGTCACCACGGTGATGGACATGCCCAACACGCGTCCCCCGTCGCTGGACACGGCGTCCCTCAGGGCGAAGGCGGCCCTGATAGCGGGCCGCTCCTACGTGGACCACCGCTTCCACATGGGAGCGGATCCCGATCACCCCGAGGTCCTCGCCCACCTGGACCCTGCAGTCGCGACCTCCGCGAAGGCCTTCATGGCCGGACACCACACCGCGCCCGTGGTCTTCCGCGAGGCTCATCAGCTGGAGGCGGCCTTCGCCTCCGCCGCGCGCGGCGGGGTCCGCCTCGTGCTGCACGCCGAGGACCAGCACGTCTTCGACCTGCTGGACTCCCGTGGCGGCGACCCCGGTACGTACGCCGACTACGAACCCCACCGACCCCGCTCCGGCGCGATCGTCGCCGTCGCCAAGGTGGTGCAGCTGGCCCGCACCCACGGCACCAAGGTGCACATACTCCACGTGTCGTCGGCCGAGGAGACCGACCTGCTGGTCGCCGCGGCCGCCGAGGGACTCCCGATCAGCTTCGAAGTCACCGGGCACCACCTGTCGTTCACCGATCACGACACCGCCCGGCGCGGCCCCCGCACCAGGCTCTCCCCCGCGATCCGGGCACCGCGTGACCGTGAGCGGCTCTGGCAGGCGGTGCTCCGCGGGGAGGCCTCCACCATCGGCAGCGATCATGCTCCGCACACCGTCGAGGAGAAGAACCGGCCGCCGGCCGAGGCGCCCCCGGGGCTGCCCGGTGTCCAGGAGCTCGCCGTCTCCGTGTGGACGGGCATGCTCGCACGGGGGGTGGAGCCCGACACCGCGGCTGCCCACCTCGCGCGGTTGATGGGGGCGGGACCCGCGGATCTGTTCGATCTGGCCGGCAAGGGCAGACTGACGGCGGGCGCGGACGCCGACCTGGCGCTCCTCGACCCCACCGAGCGGTGGCAGATGTCCGCGGGGCACGTGGAGTCGCTGTGCGGCTGGTCGGCCTATGAGGGATGGATGTTCACCGGGCGGTTCACCACGGTGGTGAGGAGTGGCCGGGTGGCCTGGGACCTGGCCGGCGGCACCGTGGGGGAACCCGTCGGCCGGTGGCTGCCGGGGCCGGCCCGGCCGGCCCCTGACCTCCCCGGGGCGCGACGCCCGGCGGTGCAGGCCCGGGAACTGGAAGGGGCTGTCCGATGA
- a CDS encoding acyl-CoA dehydrogenase family protein, with protein MGSVDSLTPLRGSTSARTLTDSYTVGPFPATGPRRAPSPEPVRVTALVPSPEVLDRLAACAEAADVSGEPDRDAVQVLRESGLLALVVPKSHGGAGADAVALNTCVEQVASVNASAAIMLFQHCAVTSRIVENGTPAQHRDLLPKLAGGRWLAASAWSESGAGADKKNLATQARRTPDGGWILDGAKSFTTSAGLADVYLVLAQSQDEVQAPDGAVQDTGYGAAGQTFFLVPGGHPGLLPDTSMRLAGMRGSATGFVSVRECRVPDSARLGAPGVAASIIARVRNSGASLGAVAVGVAQAALDAAHAHAGRRGLYVHQAVRHRLVDLATQVESARAVVERAGRRTAADPGLATLHSKLAASEAAERVVADVARFLGSAGYVETHPINRFGRDARAVALMGPTNDLCKELVSLPWNR; from the coding sequence GTGGGTTCCGTTGACAGCCTGACCCCCCTGCGCGGGAGCACGTCCGCGCGGACCTTGACCGATTCGTACACCGTTGGTCCCTTCCCGGCCACCGGCCCCCGCCGGGCCCCGAGCCCCGAGCCCGTCCGGGTCACCGCCCTGGTCCCCTCGCCCGAGGTGCTGGACCGACTGGCGGCCTGCGCCGAGGCTGCCGACGTCAGCGGTGAGCCGGACAGGGACGCCGTCCAGGTGCTCCGCGAAAGCGGACTGCTGGCGCTCGTCGTCCCCAAGTCGCACGGCGGGGCCGGTGCCGACGCGGTGGCACTCAACACATGCGTCGAACAGGTCGCCTCGGTGAACGCGTCCGCCGCGATCATGCTCTTCCAGCACTGCGCCGTCACCAGCCGGATCGTCGAGAACGGCACACCGGCCCAGCACCGCGACCTGCTTCCCAAGCTGGCCGGCGGCCGGTGGCTCGCCGCCTCCGCGTGGTCGGAGAGCGGAGCCGGGGCGGACAAGAAGAACCTTGCCACCCAGGCCCGCCGCACTCCGGACGGGGGATGGATCCTCGACGGTGCGAAGTCCTTCACCACCAGTGCGGGCCTCGCGGACGTGTATCTCGTCCTGGCACAGTCACAGGACGAGGTCCAGGCACCGGACGGCGCTGTGCAGGACACGGGGTACGGGGCCGCCGGGCAGACCTTCTTCCTGGTCCCCGGAGGACATCCCGGTCTGCTGCCGGACACGTCGATGCGGCTGGCCGGAATGCGCGGCTCCGCCACCGGCTTCGTATCGGTGCGGGAGTGCCGCGTCCCGGACTCGGCACGACTCGGCGCGCCCGGCGTCGCCGCTTCGATCATCGCCCGGGTCCGCAACAGCGGCGCCTCGCTCGGCGCGGTCGCCGTGGGCGTCGCCCAGGCCGCACTCGACGCGGCGCACGCACACGCCGGGCGTCGCGGACTCTACGTCCACCAGGCGGTCCGTCACCGCCTGGTGGACCTGGCGACCCAGGTCGAGTCCGCCCGCGCGGTGGTGGAACGGGCAGGCCGGCGCACCGCGGCCGACCCCGGTCTGGCGACGCTCCACTCCAAGCTGGCCGCCTCGGAGGCCGCCGAGCGGGTGGTGGCCGACGTCGCCCGATTCCTCGGCTCGGCCGGATACGTCGAGACGCACCCGATCAACCGGTTCGGGCGTGACGCCCGGGCCGTCGCCCTGATGGGACCGACCAACGACCTCTGCAAGGAACTGGTGAGTCTGCCGTGGAACCGTTGA